One Sphingomonas sp. FARSPH DNA segment encodes these proteins:
- a CDS encoding response regulator transcription factor has protein sequence MRFSNLRPSTFRRSHAILIKTGEHEMANVENQAVVLTQRETQVLTLVSDGYSAKEIAKRICIAPRTVERHIENIRLKVRARNRAHMVTCALTLGLMATPIRFMPLATQQDVHPLLYSTL, from the coding sequence ATGCGCTTCTCGAATTTGCGCCCATCCACCTTCCGACGCTCACACGCCATACTCATAAAAACAGGAGAGCATGAAATGGCAAACGTAGAAAACCAGGCCGTCGTGTTGACTCAACGGGAAACGCAAGTTCTGACACTGGTATCGGATGGATACTCCGCAAAGGAAATCGCAAAGCGCATCTGCATTGCTCCCCGGACAGTCGAGCGCCATATAGAAAACATCAGGTTGAAGGTCCGGGCGCGAAATCGCGCGCATATGGTGACATGTGCCCTTACCTTGGGATTGATGGCAACGCCGATACGTTTCATGCCCCTTGCGACGCAGCAAGATGTGCACCCCTTGCTTTATTCGACACTGTAA